The Candidatus Methylomirabilis limnetica genome window below encodes:
- a CDS encoding endonuclease domain-containing protein, with protein sequence MSRRARVLRKDPPDAERALWRRIRLRQIDGYRFRRQHPMGPYIVDFACLERKLIVEVDGGQHAAQLNYDTERTGWLQSHGYRVVRFWDHDLLRHPVSVVEEIRQVLTPHLNPPPQGGRRSKL encoded by the coding sequence GTGAGCAGAAGGGCTCGCGTTCTCAGGAAGGATCCTCCGGATGCCGAAAGGGCTCTGTGGCGTCGCATCCGGCTACGGCAGATTGACGGGTATCGTTTTCGGCGGCAGCACCCGATGGGCCCGTACATTGTGGATTTCGCCTGTTTGGAACGCAAACTGATCGTTGAAGTGGATGGAGGGCAGCATGCGGCACAGCTCAACTACGATACGGAACGGACCGGCTGGTTGCAGAGCCATGGATATCGTGTCGTTCGGTTTTGGGACCACGATCTGTTACGCCATCCCGTTTCGGTCGTGGAGGAGATCCGACAAGTCTTGACCCCCCACCTCAATCCTCCCCCTCAAGGGGGGAGGAGGTCCAAACTGTAA